One Erythrobacter aureus DNA segment encodes these proteins:
- a CDS encoding class I SAM-dependent methyltransferase, with amino-acid sequence MKLPITLASALALSLAACSEAPVAEAEAPAAQVVSDDILAAAVANEARPEAARALDESRKPAEVLAFLGLEQGDHAADLISGGGYWAEILAEAVGENGSVTALEPEQFYNEERWTALSATQPDIALERYRFEDFQSEADRFDFAVMNLVYHDLYWESEEFDVPRSEPSAYLATLYAAMKPGGVVGVIDHVANPGDTREAVEAYHRIDPAVVRADFERAGFVLEAESDMLANPDDDRTTSVFEPEIRGKTDRFVMKFVKPEASE; translated from the coding sequence ATGAAATTGCCGATCACCCTTGCGAGCGCGCTGGCCTTGTCGTTGGCGGCTTGCAGTGAAGCCCCCGTGGCTGAAGCCGAAGCGCCCGCCGCGCAGGTCGTTTCCGACGACATACTCGCCGCTGCGGTGGCCAATGAGGCCCGTCCCGAGGCGGCACGCGCGCTCGACGAGAGCCGGAAGCCCGCCGAAGTTCTTGCCTTCCTTGGCCTCGAACAGGGCGACCACGCAGCTGATCTGATCTCGGGCGGAGGGTACTGGGCCGAAATCCTCGCCGAGGCGGTGGGCGAGAATGGCAGCGTGACCGCGCTCGAGCCCGAACAATTCTACAATGAGGAGCGCTGGACCGCGCTATCCGCAACCCAGCCCGACATCGCGCTCGAGCGCTACCGCTTCGAGGATTTCCAGAGCGAGGCCGATCGCTTCGATTTCGCGGTGATGAACCTAGTCTACCACGATCTTTACTGGGAATCGGAAGAGTTCGACGTCCCCCGGTCCGAACCCTCCGCCTATCTCGCCACGCTCTATGCGGCGATGAAACCCGGCGGTGTCGTTGGTGTGATCGACCATGTCGCGAACCCGGGCGATACGCGCGAAGCGGTCGAGGCTTATCACAGGATCGACCCTGCGGTAGTACGCGCCGATTTCGAACGGGCCGGTTTCGTGCTGGAGGCGGAAAGCGACATGCTCGCCAATCCGGATGACGATCGCACGACCAGTGTCTTCGAGCCCGAAATCCGCGGGAAGACAGACCGTTTCGTGATGAAATTCGTCAAGCCCGAAGCCAGCGAATAG